A window from Schistosoma haematobium chromosome 1, whole genome shotgun sequence encodes these proteins:
- a CDS encoding hypothetical protein (EggNog:ENOG41KOG2277~COG:A), whose protein sequence is MCWFSLSDHNQWLLFTDEMAACFNIWATGSFHLDISTRYPVLFVTRLSKVYELSLYKLRKSRITDIVVAGNMHRNIIQMSSPELLTSNRRPLNIFRQDRSRNKKVNVLKYIVLRILHCTKNIILNKANNNNNNNNNNNNNNNNNNYNKFF, encoded by the exons ATGTGTTGGTTTTCCTTATCTGATCATAATCAGTGGTTGTTATTCACAG ATGAGATGGCGGCCTGTTTTAATATTTGGGCTACCGGTTCcttccatctagatatttcaacaagataTCCGGTTTTGTTCGTT ACGCGTTTATCTAAGGTTTATGagctttcgctgtacaagttacgaaAAAGTAGAATCACAGACATcgtggtggctggcaatatgcatcgaaacattattcagatgtcgagtcctgaactgttaacatcaaaccggcgaccactcaatatttttcgtcaggatcgatcaagaaataaaaaagtaaacgtgttgaaatacattgttctgagaattctacattgtacgaaaaatataatattgaataaagccaataataataataataataataataataataataataataataataataataattacaataaattcTTTTGA